In one window of Acanthochromis polyacanthus isolate Apoly-LR-REF ecotype Palm Island chromosome 8, KAUST_Apoly_ChrSc, whole genome shotgun sequence DNA:
- the LOC110958250 gene encoding cytochrome P450 2D15-like translates to MFAIVTLYLVVVLLFLLLFPTQRAKNFPPGPRPIPVLGNLLELSLESPLADLERLAKRYGNVYSLFMGPRPAVVINGLQALKEALVDKSADFSGRPQDLMVNRAVQVKDHAPGVILADNTPGWRDHRRFGLMTLRDLGLGKQTMEQRILGEIECVTKILGEKAGKATDPQLLFHNAASNIMCQILFAKKFDYDDEFMKFSVGLMHETSKIINGRWGMIYDYVPIVRKLPLPFRRAFELFKMSHDKRMEMLAENKKTRVPGKPRHFIDCYLDELDKRGNDGSSFSEDQLCALLLDLHFAGTDTTANSVLTAFLYLMNYPEAQERCQQEIDKVLDGKDQASFEDRHQMPYTQAVIHEIQRLADTVPLAVFHCTSKDTELMGYSIPRGTIIIPNLSSVMFEEGQWKSPREFNPENFLNEQGEFVKPDAFLPFSTGPRKCLGEALARMELFLFVVTLLRKFKFIWPEDAGEPDYIPVFGTTQTPKPYRMKVQLRG, encoded by the exons ATGTTTGCGATTGTAACACTATACTTGGTGGTAGTtttgctgtttctgctgctctttccGACACAAAGAGCTAAAAACTTCCCTCCAGGCCCCCGACCCATCCCAGTGCTGGGGAACCTGCTGGAGCTCAGCCTGGAGAGTCCTCTTGCAGACCTGGAGAGG CTGGCCAAACGCTATGGGAACGTCTACAGCCTGTTCATGGGTCCCCGGCCTGCGGTCGTCATTAACGGACTGCAGGCCTTAAAGGAAGCTCTGGTTGACAAAAGTGCCGACTTCTCAGGCCGACCACAAGATTTGATGGTTAATCGAGCTGTACAGGTGAAAG ATCATGCTCCAGGAGTGATTCTAGCAGATAACACTCCTGGCTGGAGAGACCATCGCCGCTTTGGTCTGATGACACTGAGAGACCTCGGGCTGGGGAAACAGACCATGGAGCAAAGGATTCTGGGAGAGATAGAGTGCGTTACAAAGATTCTGGGGGAGAAAGCTG GTAAAGCCACGGATCCTCAACTGCTGTTCCATAATGCAGCCTCCAACATCATGTGCCAAATTCTGTTCGCTAAGAAGTTCGATTATGACGACGAGTTTATGAAGTTTTCTGTTGGCTTAATGCATGAAACCTCCAAAATAATCAACGGCCGCTGGGGTATG ATTTATGACTACGTTCCCATTGTGCGCAAACTGCCGCTGCCTTTTAGGAGAGCCTTCGAGTTGTTTAAG ATGTCACATGACAAACGCATGGAGATGCTGGCTGAGAACAAAAAGACCAGAGTTCCTGGGAAACCGAGGCATTTCATAGACTGCTACCTGGATGAACTGGATAAG AGAGGAAACGATGGTTCGTCCTTCTCAGAAGACCAGCTCTGTGCTTTGCTTTTGGATCTCCACTTTGCTGGAACCGACACAACCGCCAACAGTGTGCTGACTGCCTTCCTCTATCTGATGAACTATCCAGAGGCGCAGG AGCGTTGTCAACAGGAAATAGACAAAGTTCTGGATGGGAAGGATCAAGCCAGTTTTGAAGACAGGCACCAGATGCCCTACACACAG GCTGTTATTCACGAGATCCAGAGGTTGGCTGACACTGTTCCACTCGCTGTTTTTCACTGTACCTCTAAAGACACAGAGTTAATGGGATACTCCATCCCCagg GGAACCATTATCATCCCCAACCTGTCGTCGGTGATGTTTGAGGAGGGGCAGTGGAAATCCCCTCGTGAATTCAACCCTGAAAACTTCCTCAACGAACAGGGAGAGTTTGTTAAACCAGATGCCTTCCTGCCTTTCTCTACAG GTCCtcggaagtgtctcggagaggctCTGGCTCGCATGGAGCTTTTCCTCTTTGTGGTGACTCTGCTGAGGAAGTTTAAGTTCATCTGGCCTGAGGATGCAGGAGAACCAGACTATATTCCAGTCTTTGGGACGACCCAAACCCCCAAACCATATCGCATGAAGGTCCAGCTCAGAGGATAA